The Helicobacter cetorum MIT 00-7128 region TTGTGTGTTGGTAACCTAAACTATCTAAAATACTAAATACTCTATCTTTGTTATTTTCAAAAGTTTCAATAAAGATAATAGGGCGGTATTTTTTCAAAGTTTCTAATGCACCCTCAAGCATTTCAATTTCATGATTTTCTACATCAATTTTAACAAAATCAAGCCTCTCAAAGCCATAATCTTTTAAATTGATTGAATCTAGGGCAATCAATTTAAAAGCGCCTTTTTCATCTTGAGTGAGACTTACTGCACCCATATTATGCAGATAAAACCCAGTAATCTGTCCATAATGCAAGTATTGAGAATTAATTTTTGCATTAATACTTTTGTTAGATAACCCCACATTAAGAGGTGTAACAATGTTTTGCAAATGATTTAAAGCAATATTTTTTTCTAAAATTTCAAAAGTAGAAAAGATAGGCTCAAAGGCTAAAATTTTAGTTGCTTGACACTCTAGGGCAAAATAGAGCGAATGATTACCAATATTAGCTCCCACATCTAAAATGTATAGCCCCTCTTTATTTGAGAGCGCTTTTTGATTATTGGGGGGGGGGGGGTGAGAATGTCTTTTAATTCCTTAAGGATTTCTATTTCAAAATAGGTTCCTTTATCTACAATGTCATTTTGAATAGGGTCTAAGGGGTAATTTGGCACATAAAAGGATGTATTATTGTTATACCACACACTATCTAGCATAGAAAGTTTGCGTTTGATTTGCATGTTATCTTGCATAACTTGCTTGATTAGCTCCATATTACTAGGCAAGTAATACCATAATTTCAATTTGTGTAAAATCTTTTTAAAAATTTTTGCAAACATTGATTTCCTTTTATAACTGCGCCATTCCAAATAGGGGTGAAGAGGCGCTTGCGTATGCCTTTTTTTCCATGCGCCCTGCTAAAAAGCTTTTTCTTCCTGCAATAACGGCATACTTCAAGCTCTCTGCCATTAAAATGGGGTCTTTGGCTAGAGCGATAGCTGAATTACTTAGCACACCATCTGCTCCACACTCCATCGCAATACTTGCATCACTCGCACACCCTACACCTGCATCTACAATTACAGGCACTTTAATGGCATCTTTAATAAAACTAATATTGTAGCGATTTTGTATCCCTAAGCCACTTCCAATAGGAGCAGCTAGTGGCATCACTGCACTTGCCCCCGCATTTTCTAAATGTTTAGCCATAATGGGGTCATCATTAGTATAGGCTAGAACACAAAACCCCTCTTTAGCTAGAATTTCACAAGCTTTTAGAGTTTCTAAAACATCAGGGTATAAAGTCTTTTCTTTATCCCCAATGATTTCTAATTTGATAAAATCAATGCCTGTTGCCTCTCTAACTAATCTAAATAAAGCAATCGCCTCATTAGCCTCCACACACCCCGCAGAATTAGGTAAAAAGCTAATTGAAGTGTCTTTAAAGGTCTCTAATAAATTTTCTTCATTTTTATTGATGATATTCACACGCCTAATAGCAACGGTTATCATCTCAGCCCCACTCTTTAAAGTCGCCTCTTTAGTCGTTGCAAAGTCCTTATATTTACCAGAGCCAACAATAAGCCTAGATTTGAAAATTTTAGAACCTATAATTAAGTCATCATTCATTTGGATTTCCTATTGCCTTATTTAGAGAAGTTTCACAAATTAAAAGGGTAAAAACCCCTTCTAATTTGTATTATCAAAGATTAAGCTTTTTTATGCACCAATTCATTGATGTAGTGTTCTACTGAGCCTAAGCCCTCTTTTTTTGCCCACTCATAGCATTTAGAGACAAAATCCCAATTGATATGCTCATAGAATTTCTCCAAATACACAGGGCGTGCGTTTTTGTGGTCAATATAGTAAGCATGCTCCCACACATCTACCACTAAAAGGGGGACTTTTTTATCCGTTACTGGGGTTTGAGCGTTGCTAGTTTGGATAATTTCAATCTTTTGAGTTTCTACATTATACACTGCCCAATTCCAACCAGAGCCAAATAAAGTAGTCGCACTCTTGATAAATTCTTCTTTAAACTTCTCTAATGAACCAAAGTCTTTTTCTAAAGCCTCTTTTAATTCATCGCTTAACGCACTCGCTTTAGGAGCTATACAATCCCAATAAAAATCGTGGTTATAAATTTGAGCAGCGTTATTAAACACGCCCCCACTAGACTTAGTCAAAATAGTGTATAAGCAACTCTCTTCAAACTCAGTGCCTTTAATTAAGTTATTCAAATTATTCACATAGGTTTGATGGTGCTTTCCATGGTGGAAATCAAAGGCTACAGGACTTAAAAAATCTCCCATACTATCTTTAGCAAAAGGTAATTCTCTTAATTGAAACATGGTTTCTCCTTATTTTTTAGAATTGGCATATTATAGTCATTTTTAGCATTTTTTGACAAATTAAGTCTTAAAAATCTTGCAATGATGAAAAAATGTGAATTTTTATGTCATTTTTAAAAAAATAAAGTTGATTTATGGACAATCATCTTTTCATCTTAGTCTTTAGACAAAAGCTTAGTGAAGTTTCTTAGCTATTCTTTAGGAGTAAAAAGATAGTTATTATCGCGAAAAGGTTTCTTATGTAAATACCCTAAATTCTCTAAAATACTAAATACTCTATTTTTATTGTTTTCAAAAGTTTCAATAAAGATAATAGGGCGGTATTTTTTCAAAGTTTCTAATGCACCCTCAAGCATTTCAATTTCATGATTTTCTACATCAATTTTAACAAAATCAAGCCTCTCAAAGCCATAATCTTTTAAATTGATTGAATCTAGGGCAATCAATTTAAAAGCGCCTTTTTCATCTTGGGTAAGCGCTGTTCCTCCAATATTATCGGCGTGAAAAGCAATATTATCGTTATAGTGAGAATTGTGAAAAATTTTTGCATTAATACTTTTGTTAGATAACCCCACATTAAGAGGTGTAACAATGTTTTGCAAATGATTTAAAGCAATATTTTTTTCTAAAATTTCAAAAGTAGAAAAGATAGGCTCAAAGGCTAAAATTTTAGTTGCTTGACACTCTAGGGCAAAATAGAGCGAATGATTACCAATATTAGCTCCTATGTCTAAAATATACAACCCCTCTTTATTTAGAGCGCTTTTTTGATTACGTGGGGGGGGGGGGTGAGAATCTCTTTTAATTCCTTAAGAATTTCTATTTCAAAATAGGTTTTTGTCTCTACGATATGCGACTGAATCAAATCTAAAGGGTAATTTGGCACATAAAAAAGCGTGTTATTATTGCGCCAAATGTTATCTGGCATGGAAAGCTTGCATTTAATTATTTTAGTATCTTTTTTAAGTTCCATTATACTATTAGGTAGGTAATACCATAATTTCAATTTGTGTAAAATCTTTTTAAAAATTTTTGCAAACATTGATTTCCTTAAACTTTTGATTAAAATCTCAAACGAGCTACCATGTTCTAATTTTATCATGTCTTAAACAAATATCTTGATAATTTAAACCATAACTTTTAGAAAATTAATTCTTAAAAATCTTAATAACGGCAAGAAATACAAATCATAATCTCTTAAATAACAAAAATACAAGATTTATTTATCAAAAAACAGCAAGAAAAATAAGTCAATAAAATGGTGGAGAATAGCGGGATCGAACCGCTGACCTCCTGCGTGCAAAGCAGGCGCTCTCCCAGCTGAGCTAATTCCCCAAACAAAGGATTGTAAAAGAATGGTGGGCTTAGGAGGAGTTGAACCTCCGACCTCACCCTTATCAGGGGTGCGCTCTAACCACCTGAGCTATAAGCCCTTAAAAGATAGAATTATAAAGTAAATTATCTTAAAATTTTCTTAAATAATAAGTTTTTATAAAAATGCTACAATACTTTTATTATACTTTCATACTTAAGGGGATTTCATGGCGTTATTATTTACAGGGGCATGCGGTTATATTGGCTCTCATACTGCAAGAGTGTTTTTAGAACGAACTAAAGAAAACATCATCATTTTGGATAATTTGAGCACCGGTTTTTTAGAGCATGTAAAAGCACTAGAATATTACTATCCTAATAGGGTTACATTCATTCAGGCTAGTTTGAATGAGACACAAACTTTAGACACCTTTTTTAGTAAGCAACAACTAATTGAGCCAATTCAAGCAATCTTACACTTTGGGGCTAAGCTCTTAGTAGAAGAATCTGTTCGCCTACCTTTAGAATACTACACCAACAACACGCTTAACACCCTAGAGCTTACCAAACTTTGTCTCAAACATAAAATCAAGCATTTTATTTTTTCTTCCACAGCCGCCGTTTATGGCGAGACAAACTCAAGCGTGAATGAAGAAAGCCCATTAAATCCTATCAATCCTTATGGGGCGTCTAAAATGATGAGCGAAAGGATTTTGTTAGACACTTCTAAAATAGAAGATTTTAAATGCGTTATCTTACGCTATTTCAATGTGGCTGGGGCATGCTTAAAAAATGATTATTCTACCCCCTACACGCTAGGTCAACGCAGTTTAAACGCCACGCATTTAATCAAAATTGCGTGCGAATGTGCGGTGGGTAAAAGGAAAAAAATGGGGATTTTTGGCACTAACTACCCCACTATTGATGGCACTTGTATTAGAGATTATATCCATGTAGATGATTTAGCAAACGCTCATTTAGCAAGCTATCAGGCTCTTTTAGAAAAAAACCAAAGTGAAATCTATAATGTCGGCTACAATCAAGGCTATAGCGTAAAAGAAGTGATACAAAAGGTTAAAGAAATCTCAAACAACGATTTTTTAGTAGAGATTTTAGACAAACGAGCAGGTGATCCTGCAAATTTAATCGCTAATAACGCTAAAATCTTAAAAAACACTTCTTTTAAGCCCCTTTATAACAACCTAGACACCATTATAAAAAGCGCTTTAGAATGGGAAGAACACCTTTTGAAATTTCAATAATACACCCTATGCAAATACAAGCCATTAGCCATTATGGGCGTGTGGATGGTGGCTTTAATGTTATTGATTTGATTTTGAAGTTCAGCGAGTGTAATTTTTTGCAATGAATACGCCACGCTTGCTTGAACCATAAGCCTAACACTAGAGCGTAAAAACGCATCGCCTATGATTTTAAACACCACACACTTATGCCCCATAATACAAGTTTCATAAGCAAAGGCTTTAAAAATAATGCGCTTAGGATTGGTTCTAGCCCCACCTTCTTTTTTAAAGAGAGAAAAATTATGCTTGCCTATAAATTGCTTTAAAGCCGTATTTAACAAATCTAATGAGCCATAATTGTTGCAAGCTATGTAGGGAGAGAGAAAGGGCGTTTTTAAATGTTTGGTTAAAAGGTAGCGATACGCTCTTTTTTTAGCGTCAAATCTTGCATGAAAATTCTTTTCTTCTAATTTTTTTAAGACAATGTGTGGAGCAAGCTTAGGGGCTAGATAATGAAATAAATTAGTTGCATTCCAATGCTTAGGGGCAGAAAAGGATAGAACTTGATTGTTTGCATGCACGCCTTTATCGGTGCGTCCGGCTGAAACTACAGCACTTTTAATCCCTAATGAATTTAAAGCGCTCTCAATTTTATCTTGAACGCCAAGCTTATTAGGCTGTTTGGCATAGCCTAAAAAATACGCCCCATCATAAGCGATAGTTGCCTTGAAACTTCGCATTTAGTAACGCTTTAAGATGAATTTCTTAAATAATAAATAAGAAATGAACGCCCAAATAAAGGGGAATAAAAAGGTCATTACAAACAAATCTGTAGAAATCACATGCACCATTAAAAAATAAATGCCAATCGCTCCAAGCACATACACATAACTAAGATTAGTCTTAAATCGTGGGTTAGCTATGCCAAATAAGGGGATTAAAAACACACTCGCTAAGGGAAAGAGTGAAACTAAAATCGCTTGAGAAAACCGACGCCTTTGACTTTTATTCGCCTCTTTACCAAAGGCTCTTTTCCAATAGCCTATATAATCAGTGCCTTGCAAATAAGCTGCATCTTTAGAATTAAAAGATTTGAGTTTGTTGCGTAAATGCAATTCATCAAAATCAATTTTACGCATTTTGTCATCTTGCGCAAAATACGCATTCCCATTGTATAGATTCAATTCAAATACGCCATCTTTATTATTGATATTGCCCTTTTGAGCCAAAATAAAACTTTCTTGAGAAAGGCTTTTATTAGAAAAAAGCACCAAATTATCATAAGAATTATCTTTGGCCCTATCCACATACACAAGCCAATCGCCTAGTTTTTGTCCAAATTCGCCCTCTCTAATATTAATATCAATCTTGTCCTTTTTTTGACGCAAAAATCCATAATACGCACTCTTAGAAGTAGGGATTAAGATAAGCGAAAACACCAATAAAATCACGCTCACTAAGATACTTATTGGCACAAACACTTCAGTCATTTTTTTAGGCGAGATTCCTAAGGAAAAAAACACTAATAACTCATGGTCATAACTAAGCCTTGAAAGTCCCAAAGCACAAGCCGCAAAAAAGGTAATCGGTAGAATAAAAAATATGGTTCCGGGCATTGAATACAAAAAGAGTTGCACTAAATCTAAAAAGCTTACTTTAATCACCATTGTAACGCTTGCAATGCCAATTAAAAGCACGATAGAAGAAATAAAAAACAGCACCAAAAAGAATGAAAAAAAGACTTGCGAAACCGCTAAAAAAAGATAGTGCTTAACCATTATATATTCTAAATCCCCCTATTGCACCCCATCTAAAATAGGCACAAACAAGCATTTTTCTAGCACCTTTTCTAAAACTAACACACCATTTCTTTTAATAAAGCGTTTAATCACTTGCTCGTTATTTTCTTGCATGGGTGCAACTAAAATTCCGCCTTCTTCAAGTTGGTCAATGAGAGCTTGCGGAATACTTTTAGCACAAGCAGAAAATAAAATCCTATCATAAGGGGCGTATTGCTCCCAGCCCTTGTTCCCATCAGCAAGCTTAATATGAACATTTGAAAAGCCTAAAGCTTTAATGCGTGAGCGTGCTTCTATATACAAGCTTTCAATCCTTTCAATACTAAAAACACGCCTAAAAATTTGAGACAATACCGCCGCTTGATAGCCACTCCCACAGCCAATTTCTAGCACGCTATCCACATTATCCACTTGTAAATATTGCGTCATTTTTGCCACGGTTAAGGGCGAAGAAATATATTGTTCTGCTTGCATAGATAGTGCGTTTAAAGTATAAGCAAAATGCTTGAAAGGTTTTGGGACAAAGATTTCTCTGTTTATGCTTTCCATAGCTTTTCTTACTTTTGCATGCAAACTGAAACGCTTATTGATTTCTTCACACATCAAGCGATTTTTTATACTCTTCAAGCAAGCACCTTAAAAATCATCAAAACTCACGCTTCCTTTAGCATAATTACTCACTCTAGCTTCAAAGAAATTGGAGCGTTGCTCATTAAAACTTGAAAAGCTCTCTACCCATTTAATGGGGTGTTGAACGCCATAAATTTTAGGAATGCCTACCTTACTCAAACGGCTATCTGCTAAAAACTGAATATATTGCTCAATCAAGCTTGAAGTAAGACCTAAAATCTTACCTTGTGTGATGTAATCCCCCCAAGCAGATTCAATCTCTACAGCTTTTTTAAACATCTCTATGACTTCACTAATTAATTGTGGTGTGAACAAATCCGCTCGCTCATTCCTTAAGGCATTTATCATGTTTTGAAACAAAATCAAATGCGTTACTTCGTCTCTTTGAATAAAGCGTATCATTTGAGCTGAGCCTAGCATTTTACCACTTCTAGCTAGAGTGTAAAAATAGCTAAACCCACTATAGAAATAAATCCCTTCTAAAATTTGATTAGCAAAAAGAGCTTTGATAATGTTTTCTTCTGTAGGGTTTTTGGCTAATTCCATATACACTTCAGCGATGTAATCATTCTTGCTCTTGAGTTGCATATCAGTGCGCCACATATCATAAATCTCTTCCGTATTCGCACTAATGCTTTCTACCATAACTGCATACGCATGGCTGTGTAAGGCTTCTTCATAAGCTTGACGCACCAAGCATAGATTAATCTCTGGACTGGTGATAAAAGGATTGACATTATCAATGAGATTATTGGTTTGTAAGCTATCCATAAAAATGAGTTGTGCTAAGGCTCTGTCATAGCCGATTTTTTCTTCCGCACTCAATTTGAGATAATCTCTCTTATCATCATTCATGCTCACTTCTTCAGCAAACCAAGTGTTAGCGAGCATCATTTTCCATAAATCATCAGCCCATTGATACTTGATTTTATTCAAATCAAACATGCTTGTAGGATTACCCCCAAAAATCTTTCGTTCATTCACACTTTCTGTAGAATTAGGGTTATAAATCTTCTTGCGTGAAACTTCCATATTTTTCCTTAAAAACCATATAATTATTAGTCCTATAGGATACTCTTAAAAGCATTTAAAACCCCTTAAAAGTAAGCATAAAACTTAATTTTTTTGAGAATTTTAATCGTTTCAGTATTTTTAAAGGATTAACTAGCTATAATCTCACTTCCTTTCATTTTATTTTGTGCGGAAGTGGCGAAACTGGTAGACGCACTAGACTTAGGATCTAGCGCCGCAAGGCATGGAGGTTCGAGTCCTCTCTTCCGCACCATATATCTTTTAGCTTTTTATTTAAAACTTCTTAAGAATGCTTGCTGATAGTTAGAATTTCTGCACCCACTTTGACTTTTTCATTACTCAATTCAATTTTATCACTAGGTTTTAACTTCTCTAATTCTATAGCTTTATTACCCTTACTGACAAACGCTCCAAATTTGGGTAATTTCAAATGTGCATAAGCGAGTTTAAGAGCGTTTTCTAACGCATTCAAACGCTCTGTTTTGGCTTGTAAAAAAGGGTTTGTTAACATTTGAGTAGTTGCATTTTCTAAAAACATTTTTTTAAGGCGTAACATCTCTAAAACCTTACTTTCTAAAGCAATTTTTAGATTCTTAAGTTTTAAAGAATGCAAATGGTGCTTATTTTCAAAACTCAATCGTTTTAAAGAAGTCTCTAAATGCTCTAAAACCGCCTTTTTTTGACTAAATAACACTCTAAAATAGCGTTGCAATTTTAAGTGGTATTCATCAAGGCGTTGAAGCCATTCATCACTACTAGGAAGTAGAATTTCCATCGCATTTGAAGGCGTAGAAGCCCTTAAATCGGCCACCAAATCACTCAATAAAAAATCGCTTTCATGCCCTATAGCAGAAATAGTGAAAGTTTTAGCTAAAAATAGTGCATCAGCAATTTTTTCATCATTGAAAGAATACAAATCTTCCATGCTCCCCCCACCCCTAGCGACAACAATCGCATCAAAAGCCTTTGGTGTGTTATAAAAACTATCCGCATAAGCGATGTTTTCTACCACGCTTTTTACGCATAATTCCCCTTGCATTAAAGTGTCTATACAGACTAATTCACACATAGGCCATCGTTTGAAAGCAATTTTTTTCATATCAGCCAAAGCGGCGGAACTTTTTGAAGTGATTAACGCCACACGCTTAGGAAAGCTTGGTTTAGGTAGTTTATGAGCTTTATCAAAATAGCCCTTAAGGCGTAATTTCTCTTTGAGTTGCTCTAAAGCTAAGGCTAATGAACCTAACTCTTTAGGCTCTAATTCTAAACATTTGATTTGGTATTCCCCCCTTGGAGCATACACACTAATGGCGCCAAAAACAATGACTTCTTGCCCTTCTTTTAAAGCGAATTTGAGCCTACTCGCATTGCCTTTAAACAAAACGCATTTAATCACAGAGTGGCTGTCTTTCAAAGAAAAATACACATGTCCACTTGCCTTATGAATGGTTAGGTTACTGATTTCACCTTGAACTCTCACTTGTAAAAAAGTCGTTTCTAAAAGGGCTTGTATTTGAGCGTTTAATTCGCTCACACCTAATACACTCATTGTAAAACTTCCTTATACAAGGCGTGTAATATCATTAAACAACCCTAAGAGCATGATAAAAATCAAAAACCCTACCCCTACTAACCATAACATGTTATGGATAGATGTGGGCAAGGTCGTTTTAAACACGCTTTTAAAAATAACCCCTAGCATTTGCGCCCCATCAAGTGCTGGAATGGGTAATAAGTTTAAAATCCCTAAATTGATAGACAAGAACGCCCCAAATAATAAAAGCGCGCTAAAACTATTTGCATGGCTTAATGCCCCCACAATGCCTACTACCCCACTTAATTCTTTAGCTGATGCACTCCCTACAATCAAACGCCTTAAAGAGTCTATAATCAAATCAACGCCTTCTTTAAACCTATTCAAAGCAAGTTTGAATGCTGGAAAAACCGCATAAGAGACAACGCCTACTTTTTGAGTATCAGGTTTAATGCCAATCACCTTGTATCTCATCATTTCATTAGACTCATTAGGAATGACGACAATTTTAGGGGTTAGTCGCTTTTCTAAAACTTGGTTGTTGCGTTCTATCTCTAGGATTAATTCGCCTTGAGAGTGCGTTACTAACTCTCTAATCTCTCTAAAACTTTTTATTTTTTGATGATTGATAGAAAGGATTTTATCCCCTTTTAATAGTCCGGCTTCTAAAGCGTTATTTTCTAAATCACCAATGATAGGTAGTAAGACTTTTTCCCCACTTAGTGCCAGAAAAAAATACACTAAAATCGCAAAAAGGAAGTTAAAAAACGCCCCCCCAAAAAGTATCCATAATTTTTGAAAAGAGCTTTTTTGTGCGTAACTATCACTATGCTTATTTTCATCACTCTCTTCTTTATCCATGCCTTTTAATTTTACATAGCCCCCAAGCGGAATTAAAGATAAAGCAAATTGTGTGTTAAAAAGCTTAAAAAAACAAAGTTTTTTACCAAAGCCAATACTAAAAACTTCTACCTTCACCCCACAAATTCTAGCCATTACAAAATGCCCTAACTCATGGACAAAGATTAAAAACGCTAACATCAAAATCGCCATAACTAGCATGCTTGTCCTTTATTTTGTGGGGCTTTCTGGTGCTTTATTTTGTGGAGGTGTGGGCGCAGTGGGTGCTATAGGTCTATTAGGTGCTTGAGGGGCATTTGCATTAGACTTCTTTGTGTCAGTATCTCGTGGGGATTTTTGCCATAATTTAGTCAAATCAGCCGCCTTTTTAGGCTCCATTTTAGCTAGAATCTTGCCTAATTCTTGGGGCTTTAGTGCCATTAAAATTTCTAGGGCGTTTTGAGTGGGTAAATTCTCTAAAATCAACGCAGATTTTGAATCTTTCATCTTAGAATAAGTCTCGCCAATTTTACTCGCCTTAGCCTGTTTGATTTGCTCTAAGATTTGCTCATCTTCTTCTAATAAACTTTCCATGCGTTTTTTTTCAGTTTCTTGCAAGACTCTAAAAGCCTCTTCTCTAGTCTCTAGGGCTTTATTTTTTTTATCTATCTCTTGCTCTTTTTTATCTAATAAATCGCTTTTTTCTTGCAAAAGGCGTGCGTTTTCAGTTTGTAGAATCTTTAAAGACTGCTCTTTTTGATTAAGCTCGTCTAATTCTTCTTTGATTTCAGCTTTTTTGGATTCAAAAATCACACTACAGCGCAATAATTCTTTCGCATCTTTTTCATCAGCAATCAAGTGCGTTAGAAAACCTACTACCACAAATCCTAAGATTATTTTATGCATGCAAACCCTTTTTGGCAAAATGCAAGATTAAGGCGCTTTCATCTAATAAAGCTTGCTCCTTTTTTTCTAAAAGTTTCGTAGCTTTTTTAACTTCATTTTCTAAAATGAATTTAGCTTTCTCCAATTCTTGATGAGCCATAACATAATCTTGTTCTAACGCTTGAATGTCTTTTGCCACTTCATCAAGCTGTCTTTTAATAGAACCAATCTCAATTCTTAAAGCATTTTTTAAATGCTGAGTTTGTAAAAATAGCCCCACATTCCCCAAAATAGGGCTACTAAAAGCGCTCAAATCTTGCTGACTTTTTAGCATTTTCTCTTCAATTTGCAAAAAAAGTTGGCGTTTTTCTAAAAGCTTTTGCTCTAATCTATGCAAAGCGTATTCATTGATTTGAACTAAAGTTGTAGCAAATTTCTTCATAGAAAAATCGTGTCTTCTCTCTCAGGGC contains the following coding sequences:
- a CDS encoding flagellar export protein FliJ; protein product: MKKFATTLVQINEYALHRLEQKLLEKRQLFLQIEEKMLKSQQDLSAFSSPILGNVGLFLQTQHLKNALRIEIGSIKRQLDEVAKDIQALEQDYVMAHQELEKAKFILENEVKKATKLLEKKEQALLDESALILHFAKKGLHA
- a CDS encoding MotE family protein → MHKIILGFVVVGFLTHLIADEKDAKELLRCSVIFESKKAEIKEELDELNQKEQSLKILQTENARLLQEKSDLLDKKEQEIDKKNKALETREEAFRVLQETEKKRMESLLEEDEQILEQIKQAKASKIGETYSKMKDSKSALILENLPTQNALEILMALKPQELGKILAKMEPKKAADLTKLWQKSPRDTDTKKSNANAPQAPNRPIAPTAPTPPQNKAPESPTK